The Paenibacillus swuensis genome contains the following window.
CTGTATTTCTAATGCAGTTCCCTAATTTCCTTGGCATGGTTCAAATTACTTTAAATCTGGATATCATTTACACAGTACTAAGCTTAGTGGGCGTGGGGAGTGTCTGGTTGTCGGTTAGAATGGTGAATCGATTGGGGGATCTATAAACCCCACACAGTCATAAAATGATTTATTTATTCCTTTGTCGATTTTCACTTTGTTCATTCGTCGTATACACAGAAGGACCAAAAAAGGAGAGATCGACGATGACAAAAACAATATCCAAAAGCCGACTATGGACAGCAAGAGTGATGAGCGGAATAGCAATTGCATTTATGTTGCTCGACAGTATTATGAAACTATTTAAACCTGCGTTTGTAGTGGAACCGACTGTATCATTGGGATTTCAGGAGTATCATATTATATGGTTAGGTATACTCGGACTTCTTTCCACAGTGCTATATGCTTTACCTCGTACGACTATTTTGGGTGCGGTGATGTTGACCGGTTACTTTGGCGGCGTGATTGCGACACATATTCGTGTAGACGCACCACTGTTCTCCTCGATTCTCTTTCCCGTTTATCTGGCCGTGTTCGTCTGGGGAGGGCTTTGGTTGAGGAATGAGCAAGCGCGCAATTTATTTTCTTTGCAGAGGTAAATAAAATTACAAACTTTAAAATCGATGCCTGCGATGGGTATCGGTTTTTTTGTGTGCGGGTAAGGTGCGGGGAAGGGGTAGGAGCGGTAAGGTAACAATCTGGTGGTCAGCGCACTCTAATGAATCGTCATAGCATTAAAGGCGCTTTTTTAGCTAATTTGGAGTTGTAACGAATCGAGATATCACTAATTGCTCTATAAATGCATTTTTGGTGGATTTGAGGATAATAGTGATGTGACGATTCGTTAGCGCGGGAAAGGGGTCTTTTTGAGCCAATTAGTGTGCTCTCGATTCGTTAGAATGTTGTCCGCTACCCACAGCCCATAGTTGAGATTGCCAGAGTATGTTCCGAAAAAAATTAACAATACATATTTATTGCAAAACGATAAATAATGGTTTATTATCAATATGACAATAACGAAGTGAGGTGCGGTTATGGAACGTGGTTCAACACTGTTTTTGAAAGTAACGATTGTGCTTATTGGCATGGCGTTTCTGGCTTTGTACATCTTTTTGGTGCCGGAAATCGGGAATTTCGCCGCAGAACTTTATCCGAATCTGGCTTACCTGAAGTACCTTGTGTGGTTGAATTGGTATGCGACGGCGATCCCTTTTTACTTTGCTTTGTATCAGGCATTGAAGCTGCTGACCTACATCGACAAGAACACAGCTTTCTCAGATTTATCTGTAAGAGCGCTCAAGTATATTAAATTCTGTGCCGTTACGATCAGCGCCTTGTTTGTGTTGGGCCTGCCGCTCTTCTATATGATGGCGGAGCTTGACGATGCCCCGGGAATTATTTTGATTGGAATGGTTCTTATCTTTGCATCGATGGTGATTGCCGTCTTTGCCGCTGTTCTTGAGAAGCTTCTGAAAAATGCCATAGATCTAAAATCAGAAAATGACTTAACGGTCTGAGGTGAATAACATGGCGATTATAATTAATATTGACGTGATGCTGGCCAAACGAAAAATGAGCGTAACCGAGCTGTCGGAGCGGGTTGGAATTACAATGGCGAACCTGTCTATATTGAAGAATGGGAAGGCCAAAGCGATCCGTTTATCGACGTTAGAGGCAATTTGTAAGGCTTTGGAGTGTCAACCAGGGGATGTTTTGGAATACCGGAGTGAGGATGATTATTAGCTTTAGGACAAAAGCTTTAAAACGCGCCACCGTCTAATGACGGGGCGCGAAATTATTTAAAGTAATTGAGTTACTTGTGGAGGCATGTGAACTGTAGTGTCAATAACAACTACTTTGCTGCCTTTTTTGTACTTTTGAGTGAGGATGGGGCTCAACGTATTTCTGACCTTGCGGTTTAAAATTAGCGTTGCATTGTCTCTCTTAGCAACGTAAACAGCACGACCTCTTAAAAATTTCCGAGTCCATTGGGTATCGAATTGAATTACTTCATTAGTCAGTTCAAGTATATTGAAATCGCGAAAATATTTTCTTCTTGCCACGTGCTATCCCTCCTCTTAACCTGTAGTTGTGAATTATAGTACTTCTGTCGTGTGAGGCGGAACGTGAAAAGCCGCATCGTCAACAACAACTCGGCTTCCTTTTTTGAACCGTTGGATGATGATAGGGCTTAATGAATTTTTGACCTTGCGGTACAAAGTTAGGGATGCATTGTTTTTCTTAGCAACATAGATAGCCCGGCCGTTGACAAACGAGCGTGTCCAATGCCTGTCGAACTGTACAACCTCCTTCAACCCCGATACGCTGAAGTGTCTATCATAAAATTTTGAACTCATCTATCTTCACCTCCTAACCTAGCATATGCTAGTAGGATCTTAACGTTTGTGTGTATTAACCATAGATTATAGATTGGATTATAATAGGGGAATGTTAATCTGGGGGTACTTTGTAGATGAAGAAGATAAGTACATATTTAATCATTATTTTATCATTGAGCGTAATTATACTAGGTTTTAAACATTATGAATCTCAAAGTCAAAAAAAGGACCTTCAAAACTCTATAGATCATGCTTTTAAGTCTCAGATCTATAATGTAATAGGTGATTTGAGTGTGAAATTAGATGATTATACGTATAAATTCGTGATCTCAAGTGTTTCCAATGCCGCAACGCTGGCTGAGCTTACTTCATACGAGGAAATGAATGATGATCTGGATATTAGTTTGCAGGATTTGTTTGTTAAGTTAAGAGAGGGAAAGCCGGAAGACTTAACGACATCACGAATAGATGAATTAAGAGAGATTTTTCATATCATGATCCAAAACACTGCCAATCCCGACGCCACGGACAGATTAATGCAAATAGCGAATTAATCCTACAACCCCACAACCACCAGGGTTAGAAACATTTCCCTGTGCTTGGTTGTGGGTTTTTTTTGACGTGACAAGTAAATGGTTATACTCTAAGAGTACAGAACTTTAACTACATAGAAACTAGGTGGTTGACTTGTTATTGTCTAATTTGTTCCGAACGTATAGAAAAGGGTTATTGTTCATCTTGCTTGTAGTTGTGATTGGAATGACCGCAAGTTGTGCCCCTAAAAAAACGGCGGAACCGCCCCCCGTCGCGCCTTCCAACCCTGAAGCGGAGAAGACGCCAGAACCGGAGCAAGAGGTGTTTGGGAAGCCGACGGTAAAGTCTTTTGATCTGGGTGTTGCCGAAATCAAGCAATCCTCCGGTAAGAATATGCCTTACCATATCAACGGCGTCATCGGTGTACCAACGGGAACATCCCCCCGTCCGGTAGTCATCATTGTCCACGGTAACCACCCTGTCAAAAAGTACGATGATCCGATTTATGCGGAAGGGTTTACCTATCTGGTCGAAGATCTCGCTGAACAAGGATATTTAGCGCTAAGTGTGAATGTATTCGCCCATCGCATATGGGAATATGGTGAACCCATTGGAAATGTGCGTTTGAACGCCATCATGAAGGATCACTTCGACAAGCTTGATCAAGCGGTCAAGGGTACGGATCCGGGATACGGTCTGGATTTGAAGAACCGGGCGAACCTTAAACAAGTCTCTTACATCGGGCATTCTCAAGGAGGAACTGAAATTTACGAGATAGCCCTGGAGCGCATGAAACAGGGTTCCCCGCCCCCCGATGGAATGTTGCTCGTTGCCCCGGGCGGGGCGTTGGAAATGGAAAGGTTGCCGGATGTTCCAACGGCCTTTCTTACGCCTCAATACGATGGGGATCTGTCAGGTCTGATCGGATACAGGGTTTTCGACTTTTATTCTGATGATGCTAAACGGAGTAGTTGGACCGCGATGACGTATATTTACGGCGCCAATCATAACTTCTTTAACTCCAAGCTTGAAGGAAAAGATGACGGGGTCCAGAGAGCGAAAGAAAACGACAACTTACGCAAGCGTCTTACGGCAGCTGAACAACGGGACTTCCTGTCCAAGTACGCCGTTGATTTCTTAGGGACCGTCTACGGTACCAATCCCAATGAGATGTTATATGAGTTTAATCAGCCTCAAGCCGGTAGTTTGTACGGTCATCCCGTGCTCACCTCGCTCGTTCAGCCTAAACGTATGACAGATGTATGGAATGCGGATAAAGAGCAGTCGTCCACACAGAACGCCATGGGCGGAGCCATCGTAACGGAAGGGGTCTCCATACGCACCGAAGTGGAGAGTTATATCCCGAATAAGGATGAAACCGGTGCCTACATGCATGCGGGAGAACAGGAAGGGATGAAGCTGAATCGGGTGAACTGGCAAAAAGGTGGAGGCAGACTTACCCTGGAAATTCCGGAAGATAAACGGGATTTGTCGGGTATGCAGTCACTGTCTCTGTACATGGCGGTGGATTCTGCTAACAAGTTAAACGCTGCGGGCCAAAATCAGGCGTTAACCATCACTCTCCATGACACCTCAGGCAATGAATCCAAAGTAGTGTTAGACTCATCTACGCCTGCATTAACTTATCAGCAAGGAAAACTGCTTGATAATGAATTTATGGCGATGTGGTCGACATTTGCACCGCTAAGTACAGCCAGAATTCCGATGGCTTCTTTCACCGACATCGATTTAAAGCAAGTTGATCGGTTGTCGCTGGTGTTTGATCAAACCGATCAAGGGTCGCTGATGATTCGGAACATTCGGTTGGTGAAGTAGGAAATGAAAAATGGATAGAGACTCAGACGTATCTGAGATCTCTATCCATTTTTATTAGGCAGTAGATTTATGTTAAAATAAGGAAGCTACTCATTCATAAGTTTAGCGCTTGCATGCCTGTAAATTCGAGGAATCGTCGTCCCACTTTCATCATCTGTGGTGCAGCAATTGCGCTGCGTGTATGGCTAACGGTGCAGAATTTAAAATAGGATAACTGGACCTTTTATATATATTTTAAATAGATGTTCATCTTAAATAAAAATATAATGGAGGCATAAATATGTGGTTAATATTAGGATTTATTGCCATAGTAGCAACTTTTATAAATCTTTATATGTATAAAACAGGTAAAGATTATAAACTTGCGATGGCAATGGGATTATCATTCACAGCATTGACACTCTGTGCAGAACATAGCCTTGTATCTAATTGGGTAAAAGGTGAAGATTGGTCAGCTTTAATGGATGTTGTACCTACTATGGAAAAGGCATTATGGTTTTTGACAATTGTTTCTATCTTACTTAATATAGCACCTATACTTTTAGAATTAAAAGATAAAAAAGCCGAATAATAGAATCAAAGAATCAGCAGACATTTAAGAAAGGGTGGCACATTTGAAAAAGTACAATATTATTCGTCCGATCATGCTAATTGCAGTTGCGCTCCTAACGAGAAGCTTAGTTACCAATCTTTGTATGGTTATGGGGATGGAATCCGAGCTAGCCCAAAACATAGGTTTCATTGCCATGCTTATTGCAGCGATCGTGGTCTTTTCCAGAATCCGGAGAAGTCCGAAATAGGATTTGCACCGCGCGCTTTTGAACTGAGAAGTCATATCGAAAAAGCGGAAATAATTGAAACTTATTTGGAGCAAATGGGCCATAATCCGATGAAGATACGGGGTAACTGGATACAAGTGGATAAAGCCTATGCCAAAACGATTGCTGAGATAATAAGTATTTACTTTCTTGAGAAATTTCAACCTGATGCAGGTTTTTATACAAACGAGAAATTTGATTCTAGTTCCGGCATGACATTGTACAAATCGGGATCCTTTGGGCGACAGATCCTTTATAATAGACTGTCTAAACTCTCGTATTAAGCTATCGGGAAACTATAGTTCAATAATGTTAGGATGAGTGGAAAATGGACAACCAGTATGAATACCTTCTACTAGCTTTCGAAGAAGCGCAAAAAGCAAAAGAAGAAGGGACTTTCCCAATTGGGGCAGTAATTGTTGATTCTAACGGAACCGTTGTTAGTCGAGGTAGAAATAGAGTTTTTTCCAGCTGTGATTCAACATCACATGCAGAAGTAGACGCTATAAGAAAGGCTGGACATAAGATATTAGATGTTGAAAGCAAAAAATTTATTGCTAATAACGGACTTACGTTATATACAACATGTGAACCATGCCCAATGTGTACTGGAACAATCGTGCTTTCTTTGATTAAAAAGGTTGTATGGGCTGCGAATGATGCTGATATCGGAGCATTTAAAAAATTTAAGGAAGGAACAAGTCAGTTGCCTATTTATAATGATTTGTTCAATGACATTGAAATTGTGGCTGCTCCCTACTCGGATTTAGAAATTAGGCAAAGACAAATGTTGGCCGAATGGAATAATAATCGGGGTTACACTGATACTCATTGGAATAAAGAATTAATATATGACGCGGAGCGTTAATTTACGAAAGATTTATTCCCAGGTGATTAACTATCGAGGAACGATAGCTCAATGAACCGTCTTTTCACACTACGGTGCATTTCTTATGGTTCAATAAAGACAATTGAGTTCAACACAGCAAAAGATAAAAGGGATAGAGCTTCAGAAATACTCTGAAACTTCTATCCCTCTTTATTGTCCTAGAAAAATCCCAGTAACTCCGTTTTAATCTCCTCGTTGCTGCCGCCGACAACCTTCTGGAACTGCGGCTTGTTGAACAACGCCTCGATCTGCGCCGGATACGTCTGGCTGATGCTCCGCAACCGGATCGACTCGTCGAACTTCGCCGGATGCGCCGTGGACAACGCCACGGTCACTTCGCCGGCCGCAGTCAGACGCTCCGCAGCCACTACGCCGCACGCCGTATGCGGATCGAGCAAGTAGCCTTGCTGCTCATGCGTCCCCTGGATCGCGTCCAGACACGCCTCGTTCTCGACACTGTACGCGGCGAAGTCCGCTTGCACTCGCGCCAGAGCCTCGCCCTCGATGGCGATCCGCCCCTCGGCCTTGAACTGCGCCATCAGCGCCGATACCGTCGCCGCATCCTCGCTGTACAGATAGAACAGGTACCGCTCGAAGTTGCTCGCCACCTGAATATCCATGGACGGGCTGTGCGTCCCGCGGAACGCGCCCGGCTGGTACACGCCTTCGTTCACGAAGCGCGCCAGAATGTTGTTCTCGTTCGTCGCCAAGATCAGCTTGTTTACCGGCAAGCCCATCTTCTGCGCCAGGTAACCTGCAAAGATATCGCCGAAGTTGCCCGTAGGCACGCTAAAGTTAATTTTGTCCTCAGCCACGCCCTGGTCGACCAAACGGAAGTAAGCGTAGAAGTAATACACCGTCTGTGCCAAAATCCGCGCAATGTTAATGGAGTTGATCGCACGCAGATGATACTGGTGCTTGAAATCCACATCCGCGAACAGCTCCTTGATGATGCGCTGGCAATCATCAAAGGTGCCTTCCACCGCGAGATTCAACACATTGGCGCTGTCCACGGTAGTCATTTGCAACTCCTGTACTTTACTCACCTTGCCGTGCGGATGCAGAATACAGATGCGAATGCCTTCCTTGCCTCGAACGCCTTCGATGGCGGATGCGCCGGTATCCCCGGAGGTTGCGCCTAGAATATGAATAATGGAGTTATTGCGGCGTGAAATATAAGAATAGAGGTTACCTAGGAACTGCAGAGCAACATCCTTGAATGCGAACGTAGGGCCGTGGAACAACTCCAGCACATACAAACCGTCATGAATCCGTTGAACCGGCGTGACATCTTCGTGGCGGAAAGTGCCATAGCTGTCATCCACAAGCTTCTTCAGCTCTTCCCGAGGAATTTCCCCGTCCACAAATAATGAGAATACTTCAAGCGCAAGCTCCGTATAGGAAAGCTTCTGCCATTGCTGCAGCGTATCTTGGGATATTTGCGGGAGGCGTTCCGGCACAAGCAAACCGCCGTCGTCAGCCAGTCCCATCAGAACCGCGTCGATAAAGCCAATCGGGGCCACTTGTCCCCGCGTGCTGATGTATTTCATAATAGTCTCCTTGTACAATTGGAATATTATTATTATTGTAGCTTAAGGGAGCCTTGCGGTCGACCCGTAAAACATGGTTTTGCCAGAAAAAATGTGATAGGATGTACACCTATATTGAATGAGGAAGTGAGCCGCCGTGATTCTGATTACGATTCCGACACCGACTGTTACGATTCACAAGCAAGAAGATCCCCAGTTGAGCCACATTAACGGGTTTACCGATTTCCACCTGATTACCAGAGAAGAGGGCGGAATCTACATGTTCTATAACGCGAAGGACGAGCTCCTGTTCGTGGGGAAGGCGCGCAAGCTGAGACCGCGGATCAAGAAGCACTTCGAAGACACCGTCTCTCCGATCAAAAACCACCGGGATGAAGTCACCAAGATCGAAGTCTGTATCGTACCGGACGCCGTAGAGCGGGAAATCTATGAAACCTACATCCTCAATAAGCTACAAGCAAAGTACAACGTGGACAAGGTATTATATAAGTAGGTCAAAATGAAGCCATAACCGCGATCCGAATCGGATGGGTTGTGGCTTTTTGCGTAGAAAAGTAAGATCTATGAAGGTAACGATTTTCGTTGAGCCGCAATGGAATTACGCTGTTTTTTGCGGGAATCAGGAAAATGAATTATATAACGTAACGATTTTCCCACAAGTGTAGCCGCGGAGACACTTGAGAGAAAATCGTTTCTTTAATGATCGAATTCCCTCTGAGGCTTACAAATATAAAGAAAAATAGGCACGTACGAACGAAAACCAATACCGTGTCAGGCGTGTCGCTCTGTACTAAAGCATATCAACCCCTAGTATCGCATAAGTAATACCTTATAACACTTTATGCGACTTACCGGGGAGGCTCCGCTATGAACATGAACGGCCCACAACACACGCAACACCCCAATCAGGTCAATTCACCGCAAAAGCCGATAGATCAACCCGCTTACGTCGGTCAGATGGCCTCGGTGCATTCGCCAATCATTCCGATTTTGGGCGTGCCGCAGCCGAATGTGTATGTAACAGACCTTGATCCGGTGTTCGTGCAACATATGAGCCGGCACCAGGGGCAGCCGTTCGCGGTCATGACCACGGTGGGACGCATCGAGGGCATCCTTGCGGGCGTAGCCGTAGATCATATCCAGATCAATCTGGACGACCGTTCCGTGCATATTCGAATTGCACAGATTGTGTATTTTGAAGGCCCGCTGGCATCCTATCGGTAACGCATAGAACAAGCAGATGCCTGGGTCCGGGTTCGCGGGAGAGGGGCAGCTTTTTTGGCATAGGGCATGATGATATAGACTAGGAAATGGTATAATATTGTTACGATAAATTTAATACCACAAATGTGAACAACCGGAAGGATA
Protein-coding sequences here:
- a CDS encoding helix-turn-helix domain-containing protein, yielding MAIIINIDVMLAKRKMSVTELSERVGITMANLSILKNGKAKAIRLSTLEAICKALECQPGDVLEYRSEDDY
- a CDS encoding alpha/beta hydrolase, with the protein product MTASCAPKKTAEPPPVAPSNPEAEKTPEPEQEVFGKPTVKSFDLGVAEIKQSSGKNMPYHINGVIGVPTGTSPRPVVIIVHGNHPVKKYDDPIYAEGFTYLVEDLAEQGYLALSVNVFAHRIWEYGEPIGNVRLNAIMKDHFDKLDQAVKGTDPGYGLDLKNRANLKQVSYIGHSQGGTEIYEIALERMKQGSPPPDGMLLVAPGGALEMERLPDVPTAFLTPQYDGDLSGLIGYRVFDFYSDDAKRSSWTAMTYIYGANHNFFNSKLEGKDDGVQRAKENDNLRKRLTAAEQRDFLSKYAVDFLGTVYGTNPNEMLYEFNQPQAGSLYGHPVLTSLVQPKRMTDVWNADKEQSSTQNAMGGAIVTEGVSIRTEVESYIPNKDETGAYMHAGEQEGMKLNRVNWQKGGGRLTLEIPEDKRDLSGMQSLSLYMAVDSANKLNAAGQNQALTITLHDTSGNESKVVLDSSTPALTYQQGKLLDNEFMAMWSTFAPLSTARIPMASFTDIDLKQVDRLSLVFDQTDQGSLMIRNIRLVK
- a CDS encoding DoxX family protein, which produces MTKTISKSRLWTARVMSGIAIAFMLLDSIMKLFKPAFVVEPTVSLGFQEYHIIWLGILGLLSTVLYALPRTTILGAVMLTGYFGGVIATHIRVDAPLFSSILFPVYLAVFVWGGLWLRNEQARNLFSLQR
- a CDS encoding nucleotide excision repair endonuclease encodes the protein MILITIPTPTVTIHKQEDPQLSHINGFTDFHLITREEGGIYMFYNAKDELLFVGKARKLRPRIKKHFEDTVSPIKNHRDEVTKIEVCIVPDAVEREIYETYILNKLQAKYNVDKVLYK
- a CDS encoding nucleoside deaminase; this translates as MDNQYEYLLLAFEEAQKAKEEGTFPIGAVIVDSNGTVVSRGRNRVFSSCDSTSHAEVDAIRKAGHKILDVESKKFIANNGLTLYTTCEPCPMCTGTIVLSLIKKVVWAANDADIGAFKKFKEGTSQLPIYNDLFNDIEIVAAPYSDLEIRQRQMLAEWNNNRGYTDTHWNKELIYDAER
- a CDS encoding DUF2642 domain-containing protein, producing the protein MNMNGPQHTQHPNQVNSPQKPIDQPAYVGQMASVHSPIIPILGVPQPNVYVTDLDPVFVQHMSRHQGQPFAVMTTVGRIEGILAGVAVDHIQINLDDRSVHIRIAQIVYFEGPLASYR
- the thrC gene encoding threonine synthase; this encodes MKYISTRGQVAPIGFIDAVLMGLADDGGLLVPERLPQISQDTLQQWQKLSYTELALEVFSLFVDGEIPREELKKLVDDSYGTFRHEDVTPVQRIHDGLYVLELFHGPTFAFKDVALQFLGNLYSYISRRNNSIIHILGATSGDTGASAIEGVRGKEGIRICILHPHGKVSKVQELQMTTVDSANVLNLAVEGTFDDCQRIIKELFADVDFKHQYHLRAINSINIARILAQTVYYFYAYFRLVDQGVAEDKINFSVPTGNFGDIFAGYLAQKMGLPVNKLILATNENNILARFVNEGVYQPGAFRGTHSPSMDIQVASNFERYLFYLYSEDAATVSALMAQFKAEGRIAIEGEALARVQADFAAYSVENEACLDAIQGTHEQQGYLLDPHTACGVVAAERLTAAGEVTVALSTAHPAKFDESIRLRSISQTYPAQIEALFNKPQFQKVVGGSNEEIKTELLGFF
- a CDS encoding DUF2975 domain-containing protein → MERGSTLFLKVTIVLIGMAFLALYIFLVPEIGNFAAELYPNLAYLKYLVWLNWYATAIPFYFALYQALKLLTYIDKNTAFSDLSVRALKYIKFCAVTISALFVLGLPLFYMMAELDDAPGIILIGMVLIFASMVIAVFAAVLEKLLKNAIDLKSENDLTV